From the Helicoverpa zea isolate HzStark_Cry1AcR chromosome 28, ilHelZeax1.1, whole genome shotgun sequence genome, one window contains:
- the LOC124643789 gene encoding uncharacterized protein LOC124643789, translating into MKYRGQLMKFKRKGNGAKNEHSQASIADRPPQPLPPGAVVKQESTPVRSPESVRRHYSEATEVQPVKPTNIIRPSLKAQVPTAIPAQVQNSYTHNMCPVPVENRQGYRNQGFDTTEEIHPHDFVRRHLEARPSAPKMINRHSRSFRELPSAPMHLSPNSSHLVSKSFKEPKPAPRLSPNMSPKVLQLAPRQDPVQPSKLKKKLPIYPPPPLPERRISSDDEWQYEELQPTAKYINGDGFL; encoded by the exons CCAGTATAGCCGATCGACCGCCACAGCCGCTTCCTCCCGGTGCAGTTGTAAAACAAG AATCTACTCCCGTGAGATCGCCAGAATCCGTACGACGTCACTACTCAGAAGCAACTGAGGTGCAACCGGTTAAACCGACAAATATAATACGCCCTTCTCTAAAAG ctcAAGTACCGACAGCCATTCCAGCCCAGGTTCAGAATTCTTATACCCACAACATGTGTCCCG TTCCGGTCGAAAATAGACAAGGTTACAGAAACCAGGGATTTGATACCACTGAAGAAATACATCCACATGACTTTGTGCGAAGACATTTGGAAG ccAGACCATCAGCTCCAAAGATGATTAACCGTCATTCAAGATCATTCAGAGAACTAC cctCAGCACCAATGCATTTGTCTCCGAATTCAAGTCATCTAGTTTCGAAATCTTTCAAAGAACcga aacCGGCACCTCGTTTGTCACCTAACATGTCACCTAAAGTATTACAGCTTGCACCTAGACAAg ATCCTGTCCAGCCTtcaaaactaaagaaaaagTTACCAATATATCCACCACCACCTTTACCAG aacGAAGAATATCATCCGATGATGAATGGCAGTACGAAGAATTACAGCCAACGGCAAAATATATAAACGGTGAtggatttttataa